The Streptomyces sp. NL15-2K genome contains a region encoding:
- a CDS encoding LacI family DNA-binding transcriptional regulator produces MTGLSGPRVTIKDVAARAGVSKGAVSLAFNHKPGLSEATRDRIFRAAQELGWAPSLTARTLAGSRVDVVGLAICRPARLLGLEPFYMEFISGVESVLTERSCSLLLRLVRNMEEEVGLQESWWRGRQIGGSILVDFRADDPRVAAVERLGMPVVAVGHPSLTGGLTSVWTEDATAVTEAVRYLAALGHRRIARVGGAAALGHTAARTAAFDGAARALELAGAWQVATDYSGEAGARATRSLLTAGPPDRPTAIVYDNDIMAVAGLSVAAEMGLSVPDDVSLLAWDDSQLCRLTHPTLSAMSHDVHGFGADAARTLFGVITGEGPGSHPVPTPVLTPRGSTAPPKG; encoded by the coding sequence GACAGGACTCTCAGGTCCTCGCGTCACCATCAAGGACGTCGCCGCGCGCGCCGGCGTGTCCAAGGGGGCCGTGTCCCTCGCCTTCAACCACAAGCCGGGGCTGTCGGAGGCGACCCGGGACCGGATCTTCCGGGCCGCGCAGGAGCTGGGCTGGGCGCCGAGCCTGACCGCCCGGACGCTGGCCGGCTCGCGGGTGGACGTGGTGGGGCTGGCGATCTGCCGGCCCGCCCGGCTGCTCGGGCTCGAACCGTTCTACATGGAGTTCATCTCGGGCGTGGAGAGCGTCCTGACCGAGCGGTCCTGCTCGCTGCTGCTGCGGCTCGTACGGAATATGGAGGAAGAGGTCGGGCTCCAGGAGTCCTGGTGGCGGGGGCGGCAGATCGGCGGGTCGATCCTCGTCGACTTCCGCGCGGACGACCCCCGGGTGGCGGCGGTCGAGCGGCTCGGGATGCCCGTGGTGGCCGTCGGGCATCCGTCGCTGACCGGCGGTCTCACCTCCGTGTGGACCGAGGACGCCACCGCGGTGACGGAGGCGGTGCGCTACCTCGCCGCGCTCGGGCACCGGCGGATCGCCCGGGTCGGGGGCGCTGCGGCCCTCGGGCACACCGCCGCGCGGACCGCCGCCTTCGACGGGGCCGCCCGCGCGCTGGAGCTGGCCGGGGCCTGGCAGGTGGCCACCGACTACTCCGGGGAGGCGGGTGCGCGGGCGACGCGGTCGCTGCTCACGGCCGGGCCGCCGGACCGGCCGACGGCGATCGTCTACGACAACGACATCATGGCCGTGGCCGGACTGTCGGTGGCCGCCGAGATGGGCCTGAGCGTGCCGGACGACGTCTCCCTGCTGGCCTGGGACGACTCCCAGCTGTGCCGGCTCACGCACCCGACGCTCTCCGCGATGAGCCATGACGTGCACGGATTCGGCGCCGACGCGGCCCGGACGCTGTTCGGGGTGATCACCGGAGAGGGTCCGGGGTCGCATCCGGTGCCGACTCCCGTACTGACTCCGCGGGGCTCGACGGCTCCTCCGAAGGGGTG